Proteins encoded together in one Dermacentor variabilis isolate Ectoservices chromosome 2, ASM5094787v1, whole genome shotgun sequence window:
- the Cog7 gene encoding conserved oligomeric Golgi complex subunit 7 — MNLSAFSNENFDAKEWINNAFQVPEAKENKEAYASEVAFKLQLFIQEMNSALEETAQQVQQNLPRVLREVETMQQEAALLKLQMAAVQKDIAKVEQDSSTSMRTLLELDTIKLRMLDANQALREADNWTTLSADVDQVFQSGDVQTITERLVGLQTSLEILVDVPDYDQRLQKLESLKNQLEAMLSPLLVQAFTTQSIEAAKSYVRIFSDIRRMQQLLKYYHNCHRNKLVDAWRKIVDSEVDDTFLEWLNNFYDVLVASWHSQVTWCNQVFPDPPAVFILSEVVVDAISNLDPRLQFCLEAAMKQQNSSTVYLTEVLQVSEQLCKSLAHSISTANPDFMSSPHVVTLMKSVFFMFHTHIENYDKLEEKCLLGELSLIPTQSDDIRDSVTLLSDSVFKVFGLAKEAEKRCSILLHGCSYPELLKSIKALFRAYFERCYAVLMQLKSSSKQDELDSWTMFQYALKCMQAAGEISIQLSAFDKSVTANIKTALKQLHIQKSTFNGSNEGTEDNKGNILNDYVTLLLPSVMQCSLRDFAMQVHLEDFVAFPESMRAIAKLCTEFTKFTFDTVFAEVQRHFSGVPSLKVWSLENPDGVLTTDLPAFSISPMEYITQIGQYLLTIPQHIEPFIVEENEGLSTALKHSNLPHVIEGISTDHVADYLLGCVAQATMYAYIDTVMQIERLTRQASAQLATDISYLCNVLDDLGLPPLESLQQLVVLLKSPPEKFAAAAVGKPSQLVQTVRMMRGIR; from the coding sequence ATGAATCTTTCGGCGTTTTCGAATGAGAACTTTGACGCCAAAGAGTGGATCAACAATGCATTCCAGGTGCCGGAagctaaagaaaacaaggaagCATACGCGTCTGAAGTGGCATTCAAGCTTCAGCTGTTCATTCAGGAGATGAACAGCGCTCTGGAAGAAACCGCTCAGCAAGTGCAACAAAATCTACCAAGGGTGCTACGTGAAGTAGAGACAATGCAACAAGAAGcagcgttgctaaaattgcagATGGCTGCTGTGCAGAAGGACATTGCTAAGGTAGAGCAAGATTCGTCGACGTCAATGAGAACCCTACTTGAACTGGACACGATCAAGCTGAGGATGCTGGATGCCAATCAGGCACTGAGAGAAGCCGACAACTGGACGACGCTCTCAGCGGACGTCGACCAGGTCTTCCAGAGCGGTGACGTGCAGACGATCACGGAGAGGCTTGTGGGTCTGCAGACTAGCTTAGAGATACTTGTGGATGTTCCCGATTACGACCAACGCTTGCAAAAGCTAGAGTCGCTCAAAAACCAACTGGAGGCCATGCTGAGCCCGCTCTTGGTTCAGGCATTTACAACACAATCGATTGAAGCTGCTAAGTCTTACGTGCGCATCTTTTCCGACATAAGACGAATGCAGCAGCTACTGAAATATTACCACAACTGCCACAGAAACAAACTTGTCGACGCTTGGCGCAAGATTGTCGACAGCGAGGTCGATGACACGTTTCTTGAATGGCTGAACAACTTCTACGACGTTCTCGTAGCGTCGTGGCACTCACAGGTGACCTGGTGCAATCAGGTGTTCCCTGACCCGCCAGCCGTATTCATCCTGTCGGAGGTCGTTGTCGATGCCATCTCAAACCTGGACCCCCGTTTGCAGTTCTGTCTAGAGGCCGCGATGAAGCAGCAGAACAGCTCGACAGTTTACTTAACTGAAGTGCTTCAAGTCTCTGAGCAGCTTTGTAAAAGTCTTGCTCACTCCATATCAACTGCTAACCCTGACTTCATGTCCAGCCCTCATGTCGTGACTTTGATGAAATCTGTATTTTTTATGTTTCATACACACATCGAAAATTATGACAAATTGGAAGAAAAGTGCTTGCTGGGAGAATTGTCGCTTATACCGACACAAAGTGATGACATACGAGATTCTGTTACCCTGTTGTCAGATTCAGTTTTCAAGGTGTTTGGACTGGCCAAGGAAGCGGAGAAACGCTGCAGCATTCTTCTTCATGGATGTTCGTATCCAGAGCTGTTGAAGTCCATAAAGGCACTTTTTCGAGCTTACTTTGAGCGTTGCTATGCTGTACTGATGCAGCTGAAGTCTTCATCAAAGCAAGATGAATTGGACAGTTGGACAATGTTTCAGTATGCCTTGAAGTGCATGCAGGCAGCTGGTGAAATCTCAATTCAACTTTCTGCTTTTGATAAGAGCGTAACGGCAAACATAAAAACTGCGCTGAAACAACTCCATATTCAAAAAAGCACATTTAATGGGTCTAATGAGGGCACAGAGGACAACAAGGGTAACATTCTGAATGACTATGtcacgctgctgctgccatccGTCATGCAGTGCAGTCTGAGGGACTTTGCTATGCAAGTGCACCTTGAAGACTTTGTTGCATTCCCAGAAAGCATGCGGGCCATTGCAAAACTATGCACAGAGTTCACCAAATTCACGTTTGACACTGTCTTTGCAGAAGTGCAGCGCCACTTCAGCGGTGTGCCTTCCCTGAAAGTGTGGTCCCTAGAGAACCCAGACGGTGTTCTGACAACAGACTTGCCAGCGTTCAGCATTTCCCCCATGGAGTACATCACACAGATTGGCCAGTACCTGCTGACCATACCACAGCACATTGAGCCGTTCATAGTCGAAGAGAATGAAGGTTTGTCAACAGCGTTGAAACACAGCAATCTTCCCCATGTAATTGAAGGGATCAGCACTGACCACGTGGCAGACTACCTCCTGGGCTGTGTAGCCCAGGCCACAATGTACGCATACATTGACACAGTGATGCAGATCGAGAGGTTGACAAGGCAAGCATCGGCACAACTGGCTACTGATATCAGTTACCTGTGCAATGTGTTGGATGACCTTGGTTTACCTCCACTAGAGAGCCTTCAGCAGTTAGTAGTACTTCTGAAAAGTCCACCTGAAAAGTTTGCAGCTGCTGCAGTTGGAAAACCTAGTCAGCTAGTACAAACAGTGCGTATGATGAGAGGAATACGGTGA